One segment of Salvia splendens isolate huo1 chromosome 20, SspV2, whole genome shotgun sequence DNA contains the following:
- the LOC121781314 gene encoding protein FAR-RED IMPAIRED RESPONSE 1-like: protein MIVTDQDNGMRSAIEEVLVDTRHRWCMWHIMHKLSTKVPNRLLRDEAFKKEFSACVWSDLLEPEEFEADWKRVVQSHGLEDFDWFNSLYEHRHFWIPAYFRDFPLGSMIRTTSISESENSFYKRFLKPRANIAEFYMNFNHAVEFQRNSRTSLDYHDVTVLPILATTLPFEKHASTLYTDTMFRKIQEEIVEGNDRCRVLGFSSTESVDTYKLGDSNRKSYLVIHDRRDESYSCECKLFGRHGYLCRHIFFIFRNNELKKIPDKYCQSRWMKTPLAKAVHGEIHDDIPARAVVDDRQAVSKQGISMFYGFLRRFEEDIELLRAFVGGVEDLGKSLQAGNPTTSATGKRRMIEEFYGMARPEVVEVHPPDVVKTKGHASSSKSRLISKREKALKDASRPLRRCKACNEMGHHDSRNCPRLKEMEMENELGKGKSTI, encoded by the coding sequence ATGATCGTGACAGATCAAGACAATGGAATGAGATCGGCCATTGAAGAGGTTCTGGTTGACACACGTCACCGATGGTGTATGTGGCACATAATGCACAAGTTGTCCACCAAGGTCCCAAATAGGTTACTCAGGGATGAAGCTTTCAAGAAGGAATTCAGTGCATGCGTTTGGTCTGATCTGCTTGAGCCTGAGGAATTTGAAGCTGATTGGAAAAGAGTTGTGCAAAGTCATGGGTTGGAAGACTTTGACTGGTTTAACTCATTGTACGAGCACAGGCATTTCTGGATACCGGCTTATTTTAGAGATTTTCCGCTGGGTTCGATGATTAGGACAACATCCATTTCTGAATCCGAGAACAGTTTCTACAAAAGATTTTTGAAGCCCCGTGCGAACATAGCCGAGTTCTACATGAATTTCAACCATGCTGTTGAGTTTCAGCGTAACAGTAGGACATCGTTAGACTACCACGATGTCACTGTTTTGCCCATTTTGGCCACCACCTTGCCGTTTGAGAAACATGCTTCAACACTTTACACCGATACGATGTTCAGGAAAATACAGGAAGAAATCGTTGAGGGTAATGATAGATGTCGCGTGCTAGGATTTTCTTCAACTGAATCCGTTGACACATACAAGCTTGGGGATAGCAATCGCAAATCGTATTTGGTGATTCATGATAGGAGGGATGAGTCATATTCTTGCGAATGCAAACTATTTGGTAGGCATGGATATTTGTGCAgacatatttttttcattttcaggaACAATGAGTTGAAGAAAATACCAGACAAATACTGCCAAAGTAGATGGATGAAGACTCCGCTAGCCAAGGCGGTCCATGGTGAAATTCATGATGACATTCCTGCCAGGGCTGTTGTTGACGATAGGCAAGCAGTATCAAAACAAGGCATTTCTATGTTCTATGGTTTCCTCCGGCGGTTTGAGGAAGACATTGAATTGCTACGGGCATTTGTAGGCGGCGTTGAAGACCTTGGTAAATCTCTACAAGCTGGGAATCCGACAACGTCAGCAACTGGAAAAAGGCGCATGATTGAAGAGTTCTATGGCATGGCTCGGCCTGAAGTTGTGGAGGTTCATCCTCCAGATGTTGTCAAGACCAAGGGGCATGCTAGCAGCTCAAAGAGCCGACTGATTTCAAAAAGGGAAAAGGCTTTAAAGGATGCTAGTCGGCCTCTAAGACGGTGTAAGGCTTGCAATGAGATGGGCCACCATGACTCCAGAAATTGTCCTAGGCTTaaagagatggagatggagaatGAGTTGGGGAAGGGCAAGAGTACGATTTGA